A section of the Paenibacillus yonginensis genome encodes:
- the rplX gene encoding 50S ribosomal protein L24: MPRLKKILESHNNKLHVKKEDTVIVISGKDKGKKGRVIAAYPRENRVLVEGVNMVKKHQKPNQLNPQGGIIEKEAPIHVSNVMHVDPKSGKVTRIGYKTLDNGKKVRVAKRSGEVID; encoded by the coding sequence ATGCCTAGACTGAAAAAGATTTTGGAGTCTCATAACAATAAACTTCACGTAAAAAAAGAAGATACTGTTATCGTGATCAGTGGTAAAGACAAAGGCAAAAAAGGCCGCGTCATCGCTGCTTACCCTCGTGAGAATCGCGTTCTGGTTGAAGGTGTGAACATGGTGAAGAAACACCAGAAGCCTAACCAACTGAACCCGCAAGGCGGAATCATCGAGAAAGAAGCTCCGATCCACGTTTCCAACGTAATGCATGTTGATCCTAAGAGCGGAAAAGTAACCCGTATCGGTTACAAAACATTGGACAACGGCAAAAAAGTGCGTGTAGCTAAAAGATCCGGAGAAGTGATCGATTAA
- the rplN gene encoding 50S ribosomal protein L14 — protein MIQPFTRLAVADNSGAKELMCIRVLGGTGRRTAQIGDLIVCSVKQATPGGVVKKGDVVKAVVVRTKRSVRRKDGSYIAFDENAAVVVKEDKSPRGTRIFGPVARELRDKDFMKIVSLAPEVI, from the coding sequence ATGATTCAACCATTTACACGTTTGGCTGTTGCAGACAACTCCGGCGCGAAGGAATTGATGTGTATCCGCGTTCTGGGCGGTACTGGACGTCGTACAGCTCAAATCGGTGACCTGATCGTTTGTTCCGTAAAACAAGCAACACCAGGCGGCGTTGTCAAAAAAGGCGATGTTGTTAAGGCGGTTGTTGTTCGTACAAAACGTTCCGTTCGTCGTAAAGACGGATCTTATATCGCATTTGACGAAAACGCAGCAGTTGTTGTTAAAGAAGATAAGAGCCCACGCGGTACTCGTATCTTTGGACCAGTTGCTCGTGAACTTCGCGACAAGGACTTCATGAAGATCGTTTCCTTGGCTCCGGAAGTTATCTAA
- the rpsQ gene encoding 30S ribosomal protein S17: MSERNARRVQIGKVVSDKMDKTIVVAVETYKKHDLYHKRIKYTKKFKAHDENNTAKIGDVVKIVETRPLSKDKRWRLAEVIEEAVII; the protein is encoded by the coding sequence ATGAGCGAACGTAATGCCCGCAGAGTGCAAATTGGCAAAGTAGTCAGCGACAAAATGGATAAAACCATCGTAGTAGCTGTTGAAACTTACAAGAAGCATGATTTGTATCACAAACGTATTAAATATACGAAGAAGTTCAAAGCGCATGATGAGAACAACACGGCTAAAATCGGCGACGTTGTAAAAATCGTTGAAACTCGCCCGTTGTCCAAAGACAAACGCTGGAGACTTGCTGAAGTTATTGAAGAAGCGGTTATTATCTGA